The Belonocnema kinseyi isolate 2016_QV_RU_SX_M_011 chromosome 10, B_treatae_v1, whole genome shotgun sequence genome has a window encoding:
- the LOC117182264 gene encoding UNC93-like protein MFSD11 produces MKLDRKILNVILLSWGYAVAFSIQTWFHQVSDSNDTWEGEKRRIIFDIAFIICIIIAPSYVTLSGTSVSILTSYICHVFYISSVVGPLRCNQKLNYSGSAALGLGAALAIVAQGRCLTENSTSRTIHRHAWIFWLSYQIFLLSRNILASKPLLMGIYEILGLTIIQPITVNFALIVIVSITSGLALREPSREYSSGGLECIPNGKVIEPQEPSVGPFFTAWKPLKDFFALIVSSKMLLLSIMLGYAGLMKAFQFDRYIDLETDEKADFYTVPIGEIFGALFSAFWFCNKNGDSAMIVFIGLVMLATSYSFSTINVLHKEDSFWRNPEELSQGKLNYYRAMTLLERFSFGFGDACFHTQIYSLLGALFSKNSAPAFALAGLYYWVGYSCGYNYVTKWQLHSQVKFFLATGILAAISVALVEILYANRGSDHETENEFLKSKETSGKFSKEIPPEIKMLYAGFNNKEKLEEIPRDIPISVDVPEVEILEILSEK; encoded by the exons TTCCACCAAGTTTCCGATAGCAACGACACATGGGAGGGTGAAAAAAGGCGAATCATCTTCGACATAGCATTTATAATTTGCATCATAATTGCTCCATCTTACGTGACCTTATCAGGAACAAGTGTCTCAATTCTGACCAGCTACATTTGCCATGTCTTCTACATCAGCTCCGTCGTCGGTCCACTCAGGTGTaatcaaaaactgaattattcagGCTCTGCAGCTCTTGGCCTTGGAGCGGCCTTGGCCATTGTCGCTCAAGGTCGATGTCTCACAGAAAACAGCACTTCTCGTACAATTCATCGTCATGCCTGGATTTTTTGGCTTTCTTATCAAATCTTCCTCCTTAGTCGAAACATCCTGGCAAGCAAACCTCTGCTGATGGGCATCTACGAAATACTAGGTCTGACAATAATACAACCAATTACAGTGAATTTTGCGCTTATTGTCATTGTCAGTATCACCAGCGGACTGGCACTTCGGGAACCTTCAAGGGAATATTCCTCTGGAGGATTGGAGTGCATTCCAAATGGAAAGGTCATTGAACCTCAAGAACCTTCTGTGGGACCATTTTTCACTGCTTGGAAACCTTTGAAGGATTTTTTTGCACTTATTGTCAGTTCAAAAATGCTACTGCTCTCAATTATGTTGGGCTATGCTGGACTGATGAAGGCTTTTCAGTTTGACAGATATATTGATCTGGAGACTGATGAGAAGGCGGATTTCTATACGGTTCCGATTGGGGAAATTTTTGGGGCCTTATTTTCTGCCTTCTGGTTTTGTAACAAGAATGGAGATTCTGCGATGATCGTCTTCATCGGACTGGTGATGCTGGCTACTTCATATTCTTTCAGTACCATCAACGTTTTGCATAAAGAGGATAGTTTTTGG agAAATCCGGAGGAATTGTCACAAGGAAAACTAAATTACTACAGGGCCATGACATTGCTGGAAAGATTTTCATTCGGATTTGGAGATGCCTGTTTCCACACTCAAATTTATTCTCTCCTCGGagcccttttttcaaaaaattctgcaCCAGCTTTTGCCCTTGCTGGTTTATATTATTGGGTGGGCTACTCGTGTGGGTACAATTATGTCACGAAATGGCAACTTCATTCGCAGGTAAAATTCTTCCTTGCAACGGGAATACTGGCGGCAATATCTGTTGCCCTCGTTGAAATTCTCTACGCAAACAGAGGGTCTGATCATGAGactgaaaatgaatttctgaAGTCGAAGGAAACTTCtggaaaattttccaaagaaatccCACCGGAAATCAAAATGTTGTATGCTGGATTCAACAATAAGGAAAAACTAGAGGAAATACCTCGGGATATACCGATTTCTGTTGATGTTCCAGAAGTAGAGATACTAGAGATCCTCAgtgaaaaataa